One Novipirellula galeiformis genomic region harbors:
- a CDS encoding mechanosensitive ion channel domain-containing protein: protein MGMSIPAVAAKVAGENANYAEQWANVAEDYQALNERVSAVAAKLNTTKSDLDDVRSKLEHYGLTPTVGLLLRHKKEQLDAWQGNGSVTLFVTEELGRARQKQLEVEMVRYNGADASGQTTEILAEAGLDAASVQSMVLASQVRALLDQRREWLAALQQGYHDYQRKLAELDSTTTELAKLTREYRTLIDRHVTWIRSGDPIRIDDLRNLGAGLGALFDFRRSSDLGYSIKRKWQANAIAGIGLLVSIVLFLLMRWRTKSWLVDIGSRKRMREATADTRKLAAGVLTTFVALAFPGVLYVLARWLGTGVVSESTLHASSGLYAASLVALMVEVPRQLLRKHGYMEKHVAVELPHRERATAFLTLVGFGLVWAAYVITLMNLVEHGMWRDSVSRFGLMAAMLMVALTAHLTFRPTGGFLEPWIAKFGGSVIHRVRFIIYLAGIGFPLAMLVLAALGYGYTSTELIRRAIITLVSVMVAATLWSGVKIVSANIWQMLTGTMPSPQYDEYGRINTGSSSGSQVSGVLGEHFLELKHHLAFLCQCGLVVGAIVAFGSLWIDVFPNVRMGNPVVWTVQDTVTQSSVDASGQTITSSVMESTPVTALHLLLAAATLFVAFQLAKLLPALFDALVLQRVSFDEGMEHFFLVLGRVLLFGVGCLVACKWVGVRWQTIQWLAVGLTIGLGFGLQDMVRNLFGGLVVLFEKPARLGDLITVGRVTGRVAAQKFRTTVLSDDEGREVIIPNKNFVSEDVVNWMGAGRLNVIPIEVAVSRDERPADLCRTLQELVIAQPDVLLAPAPQATLVCVGQASQRIEVRAWIEEGQDPARFRDGLLKIVSKFLREHELLAAVQPTQPLMREATEDEMLSGNFRSRSSRTRKRSA, encoded by the coding sequence ATGGGAATGTCGATACCAGCAGTCGCGGCAAAGGTTGCTGGCGAAAACGCTAACTATGCAGAGCAATGGGCCAATGTGGCCGAAGATTATCAAGCCTTAAACGAGCGAGTCAGCGCCGTCGCGGCGAAGCTGAACACGACGAAGAGTGACCTTGACGACGTTCGATCAAAACTTGAGCACTATGGTTTGACTCCTACCGTCGGTTTGCTTCTGCGGCACAAAAAGGAACAGCTCGACGCATGGCAGGGCAACGGTTCCGTGACACTCTTTGTAACGGAAGAACTCGGACGCGCGCGTCAGAAGCAGCTTGAAGTGGAGATGGTCCGCTACAACGGCGCCGACGCCAGCGGCCAAACCACTGAAATTTTGGCCGAAGCTGGATTGGATGCAGCAAGTGTTCAGAGCATGGTGTTGGCATCCCAGGTCAGGGCGTTGTTAGATCAGCGACGTGAATGGTTAGCCGCACTCCAACAGGGCTATCATGATTACCAACGAAAATTGGCCGAGCTCGATTCGACGACCACGGAATTGGCGAAACTGACTCGCGAATATCGAACGTTGATCGATCGTCATGTGACTTGGATTCGCAGTGGCGATCCGATTCGGATCGACGACCTGCGAAATTTGGGAGCCGGTTTGGGAGCGTTGTTTGATTTCCGTCGCAGCTCCGACTTGGGATACTCGATCAAGCGCAAATGGCAAGCGAATGCGATCGCTGGAATCGGATTGTTGGTTTCGATCGTTTTGTTTTTGCTGATGCGTTGGCGAACCAAATCATGGTTGGTTGATATTGGCAGTCGCAAACGGATGCGTGAGGCGACGGCGGACACGCGAAAGTTGGCTGCGGGGGTTTTAACCACCTTCGTTGCGCTAGCGTTTCCGGGGGTTTTGTACGTGTTAGCTCGCTGGTTGGGCACTGGCGTCGTGTCCGAATCGACGTTGCACGCATCGAGTGGGTTGTACGCAGCGAGCTTGGTAGCGTTGATGGTTGAAGTGCCCCGGCAATTGCTTCGTAAACACGGTTACATGGAAAAACATGTGGCGGTAGAACTGCCGCACCGCGAACGAGCGACCGCGTTCTTGACGCTGGTTGGGTTCGGGTTGGTTTGGGCAGCGTATGTGATCACGCTGATGAATTTGGTTGAGCACGGGATGTGGCGTGACTCGGTGTCGCGATTCGGCTTGATGGCAGCGATGTTGATGGTCGCGTTGACCGCTCATCTGACCTTTCGTCCGACCGGCGGTTTCCTTGAACCGTGGATTGCCAAATTCGGCGGCAGCGTGATCCATCGAGTGCGGTTTATAATCTACTTGGCGGGGATCGGTTTCCCCTTGGCGATGCTGGTGCTCGCCGCGCTCGGCTATGGGTACACGTCAACCGAGTTGATACGACGCGCGATCATCACGTTGGTGTCTGTAATGGTTGCGGCGACATTATGGTCTGGCGTGAAGATCGTTTCGGCCAATATTTGGCAGATGCTAACCGGCACGATGCCGTCGCCTCAATACGACGAATACGGACGAATTAACACGGGCAGTTCCTCGGGATCTCAGGTAAGCGGCGTTCTAGGCGAACATTTTCTCGAACTGAAGCACCACCTCGCGTTCCTGTGTCAATGTGGATTGGTGGTGGGGGCAATCGTTGCATTCGGTTCGCTTTGGATCGATGTCTTTCCCAATGTGCGGATGGGAAATCCCGTCGTTTGGACGGTGCAGGACACGGTCACCCAAAGCTCGGTTGATGCTTCGGGTCAAACAATCACGAGCTCCGTCATGGAATCGACGCCCGTAACGGCGCTCCATCTTTTATTGGCGGCCGCGACATTGTTTGTCGCGTTTCAATTGGCAAAATTGCTGCCCGCACTGTTTGATGCTTTGGTTTTACAACGTGTCTCATTCGATGAAGGGATGGAGCACTTCTTCTTGGTGCTCGGGCGTGTGTTATTGTTTGGCGTGGGGTGTTTGGTCGCTTGTAAGTGGGTCGGTGTCCGCTGGCAAACGATTCAGTGGCTGGCGGTGGGGCTGACGATCGGCTTAGGCTTTGGATTGCAAGACATGGTGCGAAACCTATTTGGTGGACTGGTCGTGCTGTTTGAGAAACCTGCGAGATTGGGAGACTTGATTACCGTAGGACGTGTCACCGGACGTGTTGCGGCACAGAAATTTCGCACGACGGTGTTGTCCGATGACGAGGGACGCGAAGTCATTATCCCGAATAAGAATTTTGTCAGCGAAGATGTGGTGAATTGGATGGGCGCAGGGCGATTGAATGTGATTCCGATCGAAGTCGCAGTCAGTCGAGATGAGCGGCCCGCCGATCTTTGTCGTACGCTACAAGAACTTGTGATTGCACAACCGGACGTTCTGTTGGCGCCCGCCCCGCAAGCTACTTTGGTGTGTGTAGGCCAAGCGTCTCAAAGGATCGAGGTCCGCGCATGGATCGAAGAAGGGCAGGACCCCGCTCGTTTCCGCGATGGGTTATTGAAGATCGTCAGCAAGTTTTTGCGAGAGCATGAGTTGCTCGCCGCTGTGCAACCCACGCAACCATTGATGCGTGAAGCCACCGAGGACGAAATGCTAAGCGGAAATTTCCGATCACGCAGCAGTCGCACTCGCAAACGTTCTGCATAG
- a CDS encoding family 16 glycoside hydrolase, with translation MTRNSAWLMVAIAVIIASPTIRAAEPKPPEGFRAIFNGQDLSGWYGLNPHLAVKLTGEKKEASLKTQRDEFSQHWSVENGELVNDGHGAYATSEEEFGDIEFLVEYKTVAKADSGIYLRGTPQVQIWDWHQPFDPKRPTRKPHLGSGALFNNTPGNSGRDPLVFADKPLGEWNQVRIRQIGDRTWVWLNDLLVVDDAVMENFWDRNQTLPATGPIMLQTHGGEIRWRNLFVREIPADEAAEILKSVDEPKSKLATALTLHASFDQGLDADFSRGDRTCYVRAGKEMHHAEANDDGKLEPESGRYGGALHFTKKSRFQPIFKNSGVLDYNAKDWSSTVSVWLRLNPDKDLEPGYCDPIQIVGDSSAKGFIFLEFSKDETPRYFRYAIRPLTSIWDPNNVGWGELPFNKRPMVQVEKPQFSSDSWTHVVFTLENINNKDAKPSGRLYMNGKSMGAIEDWDLTFDWDPASVLMVLGASYVGHMDDLAVFDRVLSGEEVTQLYGLKNGVKELYAPAPQQTK, from the coding sequence ATGACTCGCAATTCTGCATGGCTAATGGTGGCGATCGCTGTCATTATCGCATCCCCTACTATCCGCGCCGCCGAGCCCAAGCCACCCGAAGGCTTTCGAGCGATCTTTAACGGACAGGACCTATCCGGATGGTACGGCTTGAACCCCCACCTTGCGGTTAAACTGACGGGTGAGAAAAAAGAAGCAAGTTTGAAGACGCAGCGAGACGAGTTTTCCCAGCACTGGAGCGTGGAAAACGGAGAACTCGTCAACGACGGGCACGGTGCCTATGCAACCAGCGAAGAAGAGTTTGGCGACATTGAGTTCCTCGTTGAGTACAAAACGGTCGCCAAGGCCGACAGCGGTATTTATTTGCGGGGCACGCCCCAGGTGCAGATCTGGGACTGGCATCAACCCTTCGATCCCAAGAGGCCCACCCGAAAACCCCACCTCGGGTCCGGTGCACTTTTCAATAACACGCCGGGCAATTCGGGTCGCGACCCGTTGGTGTTCGCCGATAAACCATTGGGCGAGTGGAATCAGGTCCGTATCCGCCAAATTGGTGACCGCACCTGGGTTTGGTTGAACGACTTGTTGGTTGTCGATGATGCGGTAATGGAGAATTTCTGGGATCGCAATCAAACGCTCCCCGCAACCGGCCCCATCATGTTGCAAACACACGGCGGTGAAATTCGCTGGCGGAATCTGTTTGTGCGCGAAATCCCAGCGGACGAAGCGGCCGAGATCCTGAAGTCCGTCGACGAGCCCAAGTCAAAACTGGCCACCGCGTTAACATTGCACGCCTCCTTTGACCAAGGATTGGATGCCGATTTTTCTCGCGGCGACCGAACGTGTTATGTCCGCGCTGGAAAAGAAATGCACCACGCTGAGGCCAATGACGATGGAAAACTTGAACCCGAGTCGGGTCGTTACGGCGGAGCACTTCATTTCACAAAGAAGAGCCGTTTTCAGCCAATATTCAAAAACTCCGGCGTACTCGACTACAACGCGAAAGACTGGAGTTCAACGGTTTCGGTTTGGTTGAGGCTCAATCCTGATAAGGATCTCGAACCGGGCTATTGCGATCCCATCCAAATCGTCGGAGACAGCAGTGCCAAAGGGTTCATTTTCCTGGAGTTCTCCAAAGATGAAACGCCACGATATTTCCGTTACGCGATTCGTCCACTGACTTCGATTTGGGACCCCAACAACGTCGGTTGGGGTGAACTCCCTTTCAATAAACGTCCGATGGTTCAAGTGGAGAAACCGCAATTTTCAAGTGACTCCTGGACGCACGTGGTGTTCACGCTCGAGAACATCAATAACAAGGACGCCAAGCCATCGGGGCGTTTGTATATGAATGGCAAGTCGATGGGGGCCATCGAAGACTGGGATTTGACGTTCGATTGGGATCCCGCATCCGTGCTGATGGTCTTGGGCGCATCTTATGTTGGTCACATGGATGATTTGGCCGTCTTCGATCGCGTGCTTAGCGGCGAAGAAGTAACGCAACTCTACGGCTTGAAAAACGGCGTCAAAGAGCTTTACGCTCCAGCGCCGCAGCAAACCAAGTAA